TGGCAGAGGGCATCCAGGCCTCCACCGCGCTGGCCGCCACGATCGCGGGCCGCATGGAAGAGGCCACCCGGCTGCCGTTCGACATCGAGTTCGTGGGCCACCTGCCCCGCACGGGCGGCAAGGCCGTCCGCGTCGTCCGCGAGTAGCCCTTCCCCACAGGAGAAACACACTCATGATCATCGATGCACATGCCCACCTGTCCCCCACCCCCTTCGGCTCCGCGGAGAACTACCTGGAGATGCTGAAGGAGAGCGGCATCCAGCAGGGCGTCGTCTGCCCCGGGGGGATGCTGGATGTCCGGAAGATGAACGACTTCGTCTCGGGCCAGAAGAAGCCCGACACGACGCCCAAGAACGACTACGTGAGCCAGTCCGTCCAGGCCCACCCGCAGCTGCACCCGGTGGCCTGTGTGGATCCATGTGATTCCCAGTCCGTCGCGAAGCTGGAGACGTACCTGGGCCAGGGGTTTCGCGGCCTGATGGTGTCTCCGCTCGTCCACAAGTTCTCGTTCTCGGACGGGACCATGGAGGAGTTGGCCGCCCTGTGCGGCGAGCACGGCGTCCCCATCATCTCGCACAACGGCTGGCGGCCGGGGGCCAATACCCAGGACTTCGTCCGGCTGGCCAAGGCATTCCCTCGCACGAACTTCATCCTGGAGCACATGGGGGCGCACCCCGCGGACGCGGAAGCGACGGACGCCACGGCCTCCATGGACAACCTCTTCCTGGAGACGTCGCTCGGCGCCCACCTCCACATCGTGGAGACGGTGAAAAAGGCAGGACCCAACAAACTCATCTTCGGCTCCGAGTATCCCCTCTCCCATCCCGCCGTGGAGATGAAGAAAGTCTTCATGCTTCCCATCACGGATGGAGAGCGCGAGCGGATCCTCGGCGGGAACATCCGCGGACTGCTTCGCCTCGATTGATCAGCACCCAGGGGGGATCAAACCATGGCAACACCCAATCGCCTTGCAGCCATCAACCGCGTTCTGCAGCAGGCTCGTAATTCTCCGTTCTACAAGGAGCGCCTGCCGGCCACACCGCTCCGGAACTGGGAGGAGTTCCAGCGGCTCCCGTTCACGTCCAAGGAGGATCTGCGCCAGCACTCGCCCCATGGCCTGGTCTGCGTCCCGGCCCAGGAGCTCCTGCAGTACCACGAGTCCTCCGCCACCACCGGGGCTCCGGTCTCGGTCTGGTACAGCCGTGACGACCTGACGGAGATCCGCGAGCGGTTCTCCGAGTGGGGCGTCGGGTTCAAGCCGGGGGACCGGGTGCTCATCCGCTTTCCCTATGCGCTCTCCACCATCGGGCACTTCGTCCACGCCGCGGCCCAGCACCGGCACGCCTGCGTGATTCCCGCCGACAGCCGCACGAGTATCACGCCCCTGCCCCGTGTCATCGAACTCATGCGCAAGTTGCAGGTCAGCGTCCTCGCCACCATCTCTCTGTCGGCGGTGATGATCGCCGAGGCCGCGGAGATGTCTGGGTTTGACCCTCGGCGGGACTTTCCTCATCTGCGAGCCATCTGCTGTGCCGGAGAGCCGTTGACGCTCTACCGGCGCAAGTTCCTCGAAGAACTCTGGGGCGTGCCTGTGTTTGACAACTACGGGATGACGGAGACGGGTCCCCAAGCCATGGATTGCCATGAGCAGCGCCTCCACCCCTGGCAGGAACAGTTCTGGATGGAAATCCTGGATGAGCGGCTCGAGAAGGAAGTGGCGCCAGGGGAGATGGGCTCCCTGGTGGTCACCTCGCTCTCCCCGAGGGCCTCGCCGATGATCCGCTACCTCACGGGGGACCGGGTCCAGCGCATGGACCAGGCCTGTGGCTGCGGCCACACCGCCACCCTGCGCGTCCGCGGCCGGGCCGACGAGGCGCTGTGGGTCCAGGGCAAGCCGTTCGATCTCTGGGAGCTGGAGGAGATCATCTACCAGCTGCCCAGCCGCCGCTTCTGGAAGGTGGCCGCCGGCACGGACCGGCTGCACTTCACCGTCGAGAAGGAGCAGGAGGGGCACATCGTCTCCCCGGAGCTGCTGGCGCAGCTGGAACAACGTCACGGCGTGCGCTTGACGGTGGACCTGGTTCCCAAGGGCACCCTCTACGACCGCACGGAGCTCATCTCCTTCGGGATGCAGGGCAAGCCCGTCTACGTCAGCCCGTCCCAGTCTTCGCAGGAACGCCGCCCGTAACCGGACGGCGGAACTCACTCCAACCTCTGTCCGCGGCATTTCTTCCTGGCCCCTCTCACGCCGCGGGCGGCCCACATCATTGGATTGCCAGGGGAGAAAACACACATGAACGGCCTGAACATGAATGAAGTCAGCACCATGGAGAAGCGCGAGCGCATTCGCCTGGAACGCATCGAGGGCGACCGCAACCGCATCGAGGAAACCAATTCGCTCATCGTCTGGTTCGACACCGCGGGCCTGTCCACGCCGAACGACGGCGAGGGCATGCTGGAGCGCATCGTCAACCTGGAATACACCGGCGCCGTCCTCTACCCGGACAACGTGGCCACGCTCGCGCCCGTGCTCCCGGCGCGCATGCTCAAGGTCTACAGCATCCAGCAGCTCGAGGACCTGGAGCGGCTGCGCTCCATGCCCCAGGCCGGCCAGGAGTTCATCGTGGCCAGCATGAACGCCTCCGTGCTGGAGAAGGCCGCGACCCAGGGGTTCAAGACCTGCTACCGGGCATACGTGGATGACGGGGCGAGCCTGCACCAGTCCATTCAGGAGGGCGTCCACCACGCCTACCTGATGGTCCGCTTCCGCGACCCCACGAACATCCCCCTGGAGCTGGTGATCGCCTCGCTCCAGGCCACGCGCACCGTGCTCATCAAGGAGATCAACTCTCCGCAGGACGTGGATGACGCCATCGTCACCCTGGGCGTCATGGAGGTCGGCGCCGAGGGCGTCATGTTCTCCCCCCGCTCCCACGAGGTGCTCAGCCAGTTCGTCTCCCGGCTGGCCAACCTGAACCGCGCGCAGGTGAAGATCGAGTCCTCCACCATCGTGCGCAGCGTCCCCATCGGCATGGGCTACCGCAGCTGCATCGACACCTCGACGCTCTTCTCCCCGACGGAGGGCATGCTGGTGGGCTCCACGTCCCAGGGCGGCCTCTTGTGCTGCCCGGAGGTCTTCTTCCTGCCGTACATGGAGCTGCGTCCCTTCCGGGTGAACGCCGGCGCGGTGCACAGCTACGTGTACAACTTCGGCAACCGCACCGACTACATGAGCGAGCTGCGGGCCGGCTCGCCGGTGATGCTGGTGGACCGCTCCGGCAACGCGCGCCGGGCGGCGGTGGGCCGGATGAAGACGGAGGTGCGCCCCTTGCGCCTCATCGAGGCCGAGTTCCAGAGCGGCGAGCGCATCAACACCATCATGCAGGATGACTGGCACGTCCGGATCTTCTCGGATGACGCCAAGCCGCTGAACATCACCGAGCTGCGCCCCGGGGACAAGGTGCTTGGCCACGTGGCCAAGCCCGGCCGCCACGTGGGCATCAAGGTCGACGAGCACATCATCGAGAGCTGAGCGCGGACCGCTTTACACCTACAGGGAATCGTCATGAGTGCAATCGCCAAGAGGATCCGCTGGTCACGCTTCGTGGACCGGCGGTGTGGACGGGGAATCATTGTCCCAATCGATCACGGTCTTTCGATTGGGCCCGTGGAGGGGCTGGACAGTCCAGCACAGGTGGCGCGGTGGATCGGTCATCCAGGCATCACAGGCATCGTGGCCCACAAGGGCATGGTGGAACGGCTCGGAGACCAGAACCTGCTGCGCGGCGTCGGCATCATGGTTCACCTCAACGGCATGATGTCGCTGGCGTCATCGCCCGATCGAAAGGAACGGCTCACGTCCGTGGAGGCCGCGCTCCGGCTGGGGGCGGATGCGGTCTCCGTGCAGCTCAACTTCGACGGAACGAACGACGCGCACAACCTGACCCAGCTGGGGGCGGTGGTGGACGAGGCGCAGCGCTACGGCCTGCCCGTGCTCACCATGCTCTACGACAAGGTCCCCTGCGACAAGCAGGAGGACTGCGTGAAGCGGCTGCGGCACCTGATGCGGGCCTGCGTGGAGCTGGGAACGGATGCGCTCAAGCTGGCCGCGCCCAGCGAGCTCGCGATGATGCCCGTGTTGCTGGAGGGCATCCGGGAGCACACCTCCGTGTTCTTCGCGGGGGGGGCCATGCGCTCCGAGGATGAAATCCTCCTGCTGGCGCGGGAGGTGGTGGCCACGGGGGCCACCGGGCTGTGCGTGGGGCGCAACATCTTCCAGCGGCCCTCCGCTCACGCCACCCTCACGCGGCTGCAGGAGCTCGTCCTGGGCAACGTCCACACGCCCCAGGCCTCCACGCCCTCCTGGCCGGTCTCGTCACAGAACGTCCACGTTCAGTGGTCCCAACCGGTGGAAGAGGTCGTGAAATGAAGCCCACCGAGACCGAAACGCCGATTGGCGGATTGCCGTTCAAGAGCCGCCGCAGGCCCTTGATCGTCAAGAAGTTCGGCGGCACCTCCGTGGCGAACATCGATCGCATCCGGCGCATCGCGCGCCTGGCGCTCGAGAGCCAGCGGGAGGGCAACGACGTGGTGGTGGTGGTCAGCGCCATGAGCGGGGAAACGGACCGCCTCCTGAAGCTGGCCCACCAGGTGCTTCCGCTGCCGGAAGGCCGGGAAATGGACGTGATTGCCGCCACGGGCGAGCAAGTGACGGTCGCCCTCACCGCCCTGGCCATCCAGGCGGAAGGCGGAAAGTCCTCTTCCTTCCTGGGGCACCAGCTCCCGGTCATCACCGACAGCGCCTTCACCCGGGCCCGCATCCAGTGTGTGGAGCAAGGGCCCATCCGCGAGGCGCTCGCGCGGGGGCAGATCGCCGTGGTCGCAGGGTTCCAGGGGGTGGATCCCCGGAACAACATCACGACCCTGGGCCGCGGCGGCTCGGACACCACGGCCGTCGCGGTGGCGGCGGCGCTCGGGGCGGACGTCTGTGAAATCTACACGGACGTGGAAGGCGTGTTCACGGCGGATCCCCGCGTCTGCCCCGCGGGTTCGAAGCTGAAGTCCATTCCCTACGAAGAGATGCTCGAGTTGGCGTCCCTGGGGGCCAAGGTCCTCCAGGTTCGCAGTGTGGAGATCGCCATGAAATACAACGTCCCCGTCCATGTGCGCAGTTCCTTCTCCGATGAGGAGGGCACCCTCATCGTCCCCCGGGACAAGATGCTCGAGTCCCGGCGGCTGATGGGGCTGGCCTGTGAGAAGGGCCAGGTGCGGGTGGAGCTCATCGGCGCGGAGTGCCGCCCCGGCCTGGTGGCGGAGCTGACGTATCTCCTGGCGGACCTGAACGTGAGCGTGGACATGCTCTGCCACTCCCGGGGAGCGGTGGAGAACCCCCGGGCGGACATCTCCTTCACCCTGCCCGAGGGCGAGCTGCGCCGTGCCCAGCCCTCCCTGGAGCAGTTCCTGGGGAAGCTGGGGGCCACCGGCCTGCAGATCTCCACGGACCTGGCCAAGGTGACGCTGGTGGGCATCGGCCTCCGCTCGGATCCCGGCATCGCCGCGCGCCTGTGCCGCAGCTTGACCCAGCAGGGCATCCACGTGTCGGGCCTGTCGGTGAATGAGCTGCGAATCAGCTGTCTGGTGGAGTCGGGCGCCGCAGACCGGGCGATCTGCATTCTCCACGAGACCTTCGAGCTCGCCGGGGAGGCACCCGCCGAGCCGCTGGCTTCGGCCACGCCGGCCTGAGCGCTCCCCGCCCAGGGCCTCGCGCTGTCCCAGAGCATCCGGGGCAGCGCGGGGGGGCCTGGCTCAGTCGTGGTTCTCGTGCAGCGCTGCGCCCGGATGGACGATCTCCAGCACCTCCATCATCCCTTGATCCTCATGGTCCAGGATGTGGCAGTGCGTGACGAACTTCCCGACGTAGCGCTGGTAACGGGTGCGCAGCTTCACGGATTGGTTGGCCTTCACGAAGAGGGTGTCCCGCCAGATCCCCTTTCCATCGGCCGTGACAATCTGGAAGGGATTGACGTGGATGTGGAAGATGTGGCTCGTGAGCGGCGAGGACGAGACCCGCCACTCCTCCACGGCCCCCAGCGTGAGCTTGCGCGGGGGGTTGTCCGGACTGAACGCTTTCCCGTTGATCATGTATTTGACCGGCGTGGACTGAACGTCCATGTCGAACCGCGCCTCCTGGGTGCCCGTGAGCTCCTCATTGGTGATGGACTTGAAGGGCGCGTACGGGGCAAGGGAGGCCGTGTCTGGCAAGGGCATGAAGGAGAAGGAGCCCTCGACTTCGATCCGGGCCAGCACCTTTCGCGTCTCCGCCAGCCCGGTGAAGGACTCCTCGGCGGCCGTCGCCTCGTCGATCAGCAGGTAGGTCTCTGGCCTGTTGCCCGCCCTCACGAGCACGTCCGTCCGGTAGCCCGGGTGCATCTCGGTCTCGTCTACCGAGTCCAACCGGCCCGTGGCCAGTCCGTCGTGCGCGATCTGGTAATACGACACCACTGACTGCGGATCCCTCTCCCGGACGAGCTTGAGCCGGAGCGACTCACGGAAGCCCGCGTGGATGAAACGCCACCGCTGGACTTCGCCCCCCCGCATCTTGATGACGGGCTCGACCATGCCGTTGATGGTGGTCCGCCGCCCCGAGGCATCCCAGCGCCCCTCGGAGAACGAGGCCTCGAAGTCCTCCACCATGTTGGCCCGCGTGCCGGGCACGTAGGGATCGTTGATCAACGCGTAGGGAATTTGCTGGAAGACAAAAATCCGCTCACGGGCCGCCCGGATGGCGGGCACCTCGTCGAGCCCCCCGCGGATGATCAACGCACCGGCCATGCCGCTGGAGACCTGAATGGACACCGCCCCGTGCTTGTGGGCGTGGTACCAGAAGGTGCCCGCCGGATGATCCGAGGGAATCTTGATTTCGTATTCGAACTTCTGCCCAGGCAGGATGGAGAGCATCACGTTGTCCGCGTTGCCGGCCGGAGAGACGTGAAGCCCGTGGGTGTGAAGGTTGGTGATGTTGAAACCATGCGGGATGTTGGGATCAATCGTTCCCCGGACGGGCTCGGGGGGAAGCTGGTTGTCCAGCACGATGCGCAAGGTGTCACCCGGCCGCGCCTCGATGGTGGGCCCCACGAGCTGGCCATTGTAGGAGCGCAGCTTCACATCATCCCATTCCTTGCACCGTCCCTGCTCCAGGGTCCGGCAGATGCGGTTGGTGGCGTACTTGACCACCAAGTCCTGAGAGACATCCTCGTTCTGCTGGGTGGCATCCGCCACTCCCGTGGCCAGGACCCCTGCACCCAGTAACAAGGTCCGCCAGTGATTCTTGGCATTTCGTGTACGCGTTGGCTTCAAGCCCATCCCTGTCTTGCCTCCACCTGGCTCCAGCCAAGAGGCTGGGGACTGGAACGCTAGGAGTGCTTGAGAAATATTCCAGACGGAGCGCCGTTGAGCATTGCGTACTCAACCGAGGGAACGTGCGGGAGCGTAAGCTCGGCGCGTGTTCGCTCGAATGCTGATAATGGATTGCCCTGGGGTACGAGGCACCGCCCCTCCCCGCTGGTGCTGCTTTTTCCCATGGGGAACCCTTGGAGGACCCCCGGAGGGTCACGCACAATGGCCGCCGTGAAGACCTTGGGCCGCGAAACCGTGGAGACGTATCAGCGCGATGGGGCGGTGTGCATCCGGGGGCTGTTCGATCCGGGCTGGGTGCGCCGGGCCCGCGAAGCCATCGACGCGGTGCTGGCCAGCCCGAGCGAGCTGGCCATCGTGGCGAGCCGCTCCGATGATCCAGGCCTCTTCGTCGAGGACTTCTG
The sequence above is a segment of the Stigmatella aurantiaca genome. Coding sequences within it:
- a CDS encoding amidohydrolase family protein, which codes for MIIDAHAHLSPTPFGSAENYLEMLKESGIQQGVVCPGGMLDVRKMNDFVSGQKKPDTTPKNDYVSQSVQAHPQLHPVACVDPCDSQSVAKLETYLGQGFRGLMVSPLVHKFSFSDGTMEELAALCGEHGVPIISHNGWRPGANTQDFVRLAKAFPRTNFILEHMGAHPADAEATDATASMDNLFLETSLGAHLHIVETVKKAGPNKLIFGSEYPLSHPAVEMKKVFMLPITDGERERILGGNIRGLLRLD
- a CDS encoding phenylacetate--CoA ligase family protein, whose amino-acid sequence is MATPNRLAAINRVLQQARNSPFYKERLPATPLRNWEEFQRLPFTSKEDLRQHSPHGLVCVPAQELLQYHESSATTGAPVSVWYSRDDLTEIRERFSEWGVGFKPGDRVLIRFPYALSTIGHFVHAAAQHRHACVIPADSRTSITPLPRVIELMRKLQVSVLATISLSAVMIAEAAEMSGFDPRRDFPHLRAICCAGEPLTLYRRKFLEELWGVPVFDNYGMTETGPQAMDCHEQRLHPWQEQFWMEILDERLEKEVAPGEMGSLVVTSLSPRASPMIRYLTGDRVQRMDQACGCGHTATLRVRGRADEALWVQGKPFDLWELEEIIYQLPSRRFWKVAAGTDRLHFTVEKEQEGHIVSPELLAQLEQRHGVRLTVDLVPKGTLYDRTELISFGMQGKPVYVSPSQSSQERRP
- a CDS encoding 3-dehydroquinate synthase II, which codes for MNGLNMNEVSTMEKRERIRLERIEGDRNRIEETNSLIVWFDTAGLSTPNDGEGMLERIVNLEYTGAVLYPDNVATLAPVLPARMLKVYSIQQLEDLERLRSMPQAGQEFIVASMNASVLEKAATQGFKTCYRAYVDDGASLHQSIQEGVHHAYLMVRFRDPTNIPLELVIASLQATRTVLIKEINSPQDVDDAIVTLGVMEVGAEGVMFSPRSHEVLSQFVSRLANLNRAQVKIESSTIVRSVPIGMGYRSCIDTSTLFSPTEGMLVGSTSQGGLLCCPEVFFLPYMELRPFRVNAGAVHSYVYNFGNRTDYMSELRAGSPVMLVDRSGNARRAAVGRMKTEVRPLRLIEAEFQSGERINTIMQDDWHVRIFSDDAKPLNITELRPGDKVLGHVAKPGRHVGIKVDEHIIES
- a CDS encoding class I fructose-bisphosphate aldolase — encoded protein: MSAIAKRIRWSRFVDRRCGRGIIVPIDHGLSIGPVEGLDSPAQVARWIGHPGITGIVAHKGMVERLGDQNLLRGVGIMVHLNGMMSLASSPDRKERLTSVEAALRLGADAVSVQLNFDGTNDAHNLTQLGAVVDEAQRYGLPVLTMLYDKVPCDKQEDCVKRLRHLMRACVELGTDALKLAAPSELAMMPVLLEGIREHTSVFFAGGAMRSEDEILLLAREVVATGATGLCVGRNIFQRPSAHATLTRLQELVLGNVHTPQASTPSWPVSSQNVHVQWSQPVEEVVK
- a CDS encoding aspartate kinase, giving the protein MKPTETETPIGGLPFKSRRRPLIVKKFGGTSVANIDRIRRIARLALESQREGNDVVVVVSAMSGETDRLLKLAHQVLPLPEGREMDVIAATGEQVTVALTALAIQAEGGKSSSFLGHQLPVITDSAFTRARIQCVEQGPIREALARGQIAVVAGFQGVDPRNNITTLGRGGSDTTAVAVAAALGADVCEIYTDVEGVFTADPRVCPAGSKLKSIPYEEMLELASLGAKVLQVRSVEIAMKYNVPVHVRSSFSDEEGTLIVPRDKMLESRRLMGLACEKGQVRVELIGAECRPGLVAELTYLLADLNVSVDMLCHSRGAVENPRADISFTLPEGELRRAQPSLEQFLGKLGATGLQISTDLAKVTLVGIGLRSDPGIAARLCRSLTQQGIHVSGLSVNELRISCLVESGAADRAICILHETFELAGEAPAEPLASATPA
- a CDS encoding multicopper oxidase family protein — translated: MLLGAGVLATGVADATQQNEDVSQDLVVKYATNRICRTLEQGRCKEWDDVKLRSYNGQLVGPTIEARPGDTLRIVLDNQLPPEPVRGTIDPNIPHGFNITNLHTHGLHVSPAGNADNVMLSILPGQKFEYEIKIPSDHPAGTFWYHAHKHGAVSIQVSSGMAGALIIRGGLDEVPAIRAARERIFVFQQIPYALINDPYVPGTRANMVEDFEASFSEGRWDASGRRTTINGMVEPVIKMRGGEVQRWRFIHAGFRESLRLKLVRERDPQSVVSYYQIAHDGLATGRLDSVDETEMHPGYRTDVLVRAGNRPETYLLIDEATAAEESFTGLAETRKVLARIEVEGSFSFMPLPDTASLAPYAPFKSITNEELTGTQEARFDMDVQSTPVKYMINGKAFSPDNPPRKLTLGAVEEWRVSSSPLTSHIFHIHVNPFQIVTADGKGIWRDTLFVKANQSVKLRTRYQRYVGKFVTHCHILDHEDQGMMEVLEIVHPGAALHENHD